A genomic segment from Brevundimonas mediterranea encodes:
- the purN gene encoding phosphoribosylglycinamide formyltransferase, whose amino-acid sequence MSSRAVSPVRVAVLISGTGSNMAALIDAGQAADSGYEVALVLSNIEDAGGLAIASAKGVATVSIPHKPFGKDREAHERAVDEALRATGVEVVALAGYMRILTPWLVRAWEGRMLNIHPSLLPLYPGLDTHARAIAAGDAEAGCTIHLVTEGVDEGPILGQARVPILGDDTPAALAERVKTGEHGLYPQVLTSFCKGLARA is encoded by the coding sequence ATGTCGTCCCGAGCCGTTTCTCCCGTCCGCGTCGCCGTCCTGATCTCCGGGACCGGCTCCAACATGGCCGCCCTGATCGACGCCGGTCAGGCCGCCGACAGCGGCTATGAGGTCGCCCTGGTCCTGTCCAACATCGAAGACGCGGGCGGCCTGGCCATCGCCTCGGCCAAGGGCGTCGCGACCGTCTCCATCCCCCACAAGCCGTTCGGCAAGGACCGCGAGGCCCATGAGCGGGCGGTTGACGAGGCCCTGCGCGCGACCGGCGTCGAGGTGGTCGCCCTGGCCGGCTATATGCGGATCCTGACGCCGTGGCTGGTGCGCGCATGGGAGGGCCGGATGCTGAACATCCACCCCAGCCTGCTGCCCCTCTATCCCGGCCTCGACACTCACGCCCGCGCCATCGCCGCCGGCGACGCCGAGGCCGGCTGCACCATTCATCTGGTCACCGAAGGCGTGGACGAAGGTCCGATCCTGGGCCAGGCCCGTGTGCCGATCCTGGGCGACGACACGCCCGCCGCCTTGGCCGAGCGGGTGAAGACGGGGGAACATGGGTTGTATCCGCAGGTGCTGACGAGCTTCTGCAAGGGTTTGGCGCGGGCCTGA
- a CDS encoding TetR/AcrR family transcriptional regulator, producing MAANPTDAQDGPGPTGSGPVRRPPVQDRGRRRVEQILDAAAEVIGEMGVDNATTNMIAARASTSVGVLYRFFPHKRAIIEMLAMRYVHETEQILSRQEQAGIAVWPLRQAVEWVLHALTDFHQAHPAYQHVYRAVRGSSSPESIALLDHTRVVVDRLLALRARHVLPQDREWHATTVVEAAHALVVQACALTPDKRARLIEETALMLTRYLTPDYAPSDRA from the coding sequence ATGGCCGCCAACCCGACGGATGCTCAGGACGGTCCCGGGCCCACCGGAAGCGGGCCTGTGCGGCGGCCGCCGGTCCAGGATCGCGGCCGTCGGCGGGTTGAGCAGATCCTCGACGCCGCCGCCGAAGTGATCGGCGAAATGGGCGTGGACAACGCCACGACCAATATGATCGCTGCGCGGGCCAGTACGTCGGTCGGGGTGCTCTATCGCTTCTTCCCCCACAAGCGCGCGATCATCGAGATGCTGGCGATGCGCTATGTGCACGAGACGGAACAGATTCTGAGCCGTCAGGAGCAGGCGGGCATTGCGGTTTGGCCCCTGCGTCAGGCGGTCGAATGGGTCCTGCATGCGCTGACGGACTTTCATCAGGCCCATCCCGCCTATCAACACGTCTATCGGGCCGTGCGCGGCTCCAGCAGTCCGGAAAGCATCGCATTGCTCGATCACACCCGGGTCGTCGTCGATCGCTTGCTGGCGCTCCGCGCACGGCATGTCCTGCCCCAGGACCGCGAATGGCACGCCACCACAGTGGTCGAGGCGGCGCATGCCCTGGTGGTTCAGGCCTGCGCTCTGACGCCTGACAAACGCGCGCGGCTTATCGAGGAAACCGCCCTGATGCTGACCCGGTACCTGACGCCGGATTATGCGCCTTCGGACCGGGCCTGA
- a CDS encoding SDR family oxidoreductase — translation MSRIGGKTVLITGGASGIGALMARRFVAEGAAHLVLWDIQAEAMERLAHDLAGDGVAVSTYLVDLADPERIRATVQEMNEAAIKVDILVNNAGVVTGRPFVAHSPDDIARTMDVNALAPMYVAHAVLPGMIARGGGHIVNIASAAGLVSNPKMSVYCASKWAVIGWSDSLRIEMEQEATGVKVTTVMPYYIDTGMFQGVRSPVIPILRPDKVVDRIVAAIKTDRIVLRLPWIVNLLPLVRGLLPVRWFDLIGGRWLGVYHSMDDFQGRR, via the coding sequence ATGAGCAGGATTGGCGGCAAGACGGTTCTGATCACCGGCGGGGCGTCCGGGATCGGCGCGCTGATGGCGCGGAGGTTCGTCGCTGAGGGCGCCGCGCATCTGGTCCTCTGGGATATCCAGGCGGAGGCCATGGAGCGACTGGCCCACGACTTGGCCGGGGACGGCGTCGCCGTGTCGACCTATCTGGTCGATCTGGCCGACCCCGAACGTATCCGCGCCACGGTTCAAGAGATGAACGAGGCCGCGATCAAAGTGGACATACTGGTGAACAACGCCGGCGTGGTGACCGGTCGGCCCTTCGTCGCCCACAGCCCCGACGACATCGCGCGAACCATGGATGTGAACGCGCTGGCGCCGATGTATGTGGCGCACGCCGTCCTGCCCGGCATGATCGCCCGGGGCGGCGGCCATATCGTCAACATCGCCTCCGCAGCCGGCCTGGTTTCCAACCCCAAAATGTCGGTCTACTGCGCCAGCAAATGGGCCGTGATCGGCTGGTCCGATTCCCTGCGCATCGAAATGGAGCAAGAGGCGACCGGCGTGAAGGTCACGACCGTCATGCCCTATTACATCGACACCGGCATGTTCCAGGGCGTGCGTTCGCCCGTCATCCCCATCCTCAGACCCGACAAGGTCGTCGATCGGATCGTCGCGGCGATCAAGACGGACAGGATCGTTCTGCGACTGCCGTGGATTGTGAACCTTTTGCCCCTGGTCCGCGGTCTTCTGCCGGTACGATGGTTCGACCTGATCGGCGGGCGCTGGCTGGGCGTCTATCATTCGATGGACGACTTCCAGGGAAGGCGATGA
- a CDS encoding M13 family metallopeptidase yields MNRIRLMAACSACIVVALTGGASAQDHSHDAHGAPAPFGAWGFDLAGRDTSVKPGDDFNEYANGTYLRTTEIPADKARFGPFDVLYENAQAQLRSIIEASAANPVNANAQKVGALYASFMDEARVEQLGAAPMAADLAAVKAVTDHAAMARLMGASHSGFGGSLFGVAVFEDLQNPNINSAYLAQGGLGLPDRDYYLKPDFAAQREAYLAYLTQTLTAIGWTNPAQSAADILAFETKVAEKHWTTVERRQIDKLYNPTKVADLATFAPGFDWTAFLDGAQVGNLDTLVLMENTAFPGIAQVFAETPIETLKAWEATQIVDQASPYLSKAFVDARFDFRGKTLRGQPENRPRWNRGVALVDGQLGEVLAQEYVRLHFPASSKAQMETLVDNIRAAMTERLKTLDWMSEATREQALYKMSKFGVKIGYPDKWRSYDGLELTAGDLYGNVERSSAFEWAYQRGKIGKPVDPLEWGMTPQTVNAYYNPPRNEIVFPAAILQAPFFDPNADPAVNYGGIGAVIGHEITHGFDDQGRKSDGDGVLRDWWTPEDAARFEARAKVLGDIYNSLEPLPGVHVNGDLTMGENIADLGGLLLALDAYHKSLNGQPAPVIDGLSGDQRVFLGWAQVWREKSREAALKEQLTTDPHSPGSVRAATSPRNIDAWYAAFGVSPDQKAYIAPEARARIW; encoded by the coding sequence ATGAATCGTATTCGCCTTATGGCCGCCTGCTCGGCCTGTATCGTCGTCGCCCTGACCGGCGGCGCCTCGGCCCAGGACCATTCGCACGACGCGCACGGCGCCCCCGCCCCCTTCGGCGCCTGGGGCTTTGACCTCGCCGGCCGCGACACCAGCGTCAAGCCGGGCGACGACTTCAACGAATACGCCAACGGAACCTATCTCCGCACCACCGAGATCCCCGCCGACAAGGCCCGGTTCGGTCCCTTCGACGTCCTCTATGAGAACGCCCAGGCCCAGCTCCGCTCGATCATCGAGGCCAGCGCCGCCAATCCGGTCAACGCCAACGCCCAGAAGGTCGGCGCCCTCTACGCCAGCTTCATGGACGAGGCCCGCGTCGAACAGCTGGGCGCCGCGCCCATGGCCGCCGACCTCGCCGCCGTGAAGGCCGTGACCGACCACGCCGCCATGGCCCGCCTGATGGGCGCCAGCCATTCCGGCTTCGGCGGCTCCCTGTTCGGCGTCGCGGTCTTCGAGGACCTTCAGAACCCGAACATCAACTCGGCCTATCTGGCCCAGGGCGGGCTCGGTCTCCCCGACCGCGACTATTATCTGAAGCCGGACTTCGCCGCCCAGCGCGAGGCCTATCTGGCCTATCTGACCCAGACCCTGACGGCCATCGGCTGGACCAATCCGGCCCAGAGCGCCGCCGACATCCTGGCCTTCGAGACCAAGGTCGCCGAGAAACACTGGACCACGGTCGAGCGTCGCCAGATCGACAAGCTCTACAACCCCACCAAAGTCGCTGACTTGGCGACGTTCGCTCCCGGCTTCGATTGGACGGCCTTCCTCGACGGCGCTCAGGTGGGGAACCTCGACACCCTGGTGCTGATGGAGAACACGGCCTTCCCGGGCATCGCCCAGGTCTTCGCCGAAACCCCGATCGAGACCCTGAAGGCGTGGGAGGCGACCCAGATCGTCGATCAGGCCAGCCCCTATCTGTCCAAGGCCTTCGTCGACGCCCGCTTCGACTTCCGCGGCAAGACCCTGCGCGGCCAGCCCGAGAACCGTCCCCGCTGGAACCGCGGCGTGGCCCTGGTCGACGGCCAGTTGGGCGAAGTCCTGGCCCAGGAATATGTCCGCCTGCACTTCCCCGCCTCGTCCAAGGCCCAGATGGAGACCCTGGTCGACAATATCCGCGCGGCCATGACCGAACGGCTGAAGACGCTCGACTGGATGAGCGAGGCGACCCGCGAACAGGCCCTCTACAAGATGTCCAAGTTCGGGGTGAAGATCGGCTATCCGGACAAGTGGCGGTCGTATGACGGTCTCGAACTGACCGCCGGCGACCTGTACGGCAATGTCGAACGCTCCTCGGCGTTCGAATGGGCGTATCAGCGCGGCAAGATCGGCAAGCCGGTCGATCCGCTGGAATGGGGTATGACGCCCCAGACGGTGAACGCCTACTACAACCCGCCGCGCAACGAGATCGTCTTCCCGGCCGCCATCCTGCAGGCGCCCTTCTTCGATCCGAACGCGGACCCGGCCGTCAACTACGGCGGCATCGGCGCGGTCATCGGCCACGAGATCACCCACGGCTTTGACGACCAGGGCCGCAAGTCCGACGGCGACGGCGTGCTGCGCGACTGGTGGACGCCGGAAGACGCCGCCCGTTTCGAGGCGCGGGCCAAGGTTCTGGGCGACATCTACAACAGCCTGGAGCCCCTGCCCGGCGTTCACGTCAACGGCGACCTGACCATGGGCGAGAACATCGCCGACCTGGGCGGCCTGCTGCTAGCGCTGGACGCCTACCACAAGTCGCTGAACGGCCAGCCGGCTCCGGTGATCGACGGCCTGTCGGGCGACCAGCGCGTCTTCCTGGGCTGGGCCCAGGTCTGGCGCGAGAAGTCGCGCGAGGCGGCGCTGAAGGAACAGCTGACCACCGATCCGCACTCGCCGGGCTCGGTCCGCGCCGCCACCTCGCCGCGCAACATCGACGCCTGGTACGCCGCCTTCGGCGTCTCGCCCGACCAGAAGGCCTACATCGCCCCCGAGGCCCGCGCCCGCATCTGGTAA
- the ndk gene encoding nucleoside-diphosphate kinase, producing MTERTFSIIKPDATRRNLTGAINAVIEGAGLRIVAQRRVKLSTDQAKKFYEVHAERPFYGELVEQMTAEPVVVQVLEGENAVAAYREIMGATNPEQAAEGTIRKLFALSIGENSVHGSDSQDNAKIEIAQFFTDDQIVG from the coding sequence ATGACCGAACGCACCTTCTCGATCATCAAGCCCGACGCGACCCGCCGCAACCTGACCGGCGCGATCAACGCCGTGATCGAAGGCGCCGGCCTGCGCATCGTGGCCCAGCGTCGCGTCAAGCTGTCGACCGACCAGGCCAAGAAGTTCTACGAAGTCCACGCCGAGCGTCCGTTCTACGGCGAACTGGTCGAGCAAATGACCGCCGAGCCGGTCGTCGTCCAGGTGCTGGAAGGCGAGAACGCCGTCGCCGCCTATCGTGAAATCATGGGCGCCACCAACCCGGAACAGGCCGCCGAAGGCACGATCCGCAAACTGTTCGCCCTGTCGATCGGCGAGAATTCGGTCCACGGTTCGGACAGCCAGGACAACGCCAAGATCGAGATCGCCCAGTTCTTCACCGACGACCAGATCGTCGGCTAA
- a CDS encoding type II toxin-antitoxin system VapC family toxin, giving the protein MDTNAIIRAQLDRDLRPEARAAIQAAQAEDGILVSVVSAWEIGLLARNRQSPTGRLFQPDAATWFDNVLSAPGVWMAPMNHQIAFAAWNLPEPIHGDPADRLMIAIARELDVPLITRDRAILDYAAAGHVRAIAC; this is encoded by the coding sequence TTGGACACCAACGCGATCATTCGGGCGCAACTGGATCGCGATTTGCGACCTGAGGCCCGTGCCGCGATACAGGCCGCGCAGGCCGAAGACGGAATCCTCGTGTCGGTGGTCTCCGCTTGGGAGATCGGTCTGCTTGCGCGAAATCGGCAAAGCCCGACGGGACGACTGTTTCAACCCGACGCCGCGACATGGTTCGACAATGTCCTGAGCGCGCCGGGCGTCTGGATGGCTCCGATGAACCACCAGATTGCGTTTGCCGCGTGGAACCTCCCGGAGCCGATCCACGGCGATCCAGCGGATCGACTGATGATCGCTATCGCTCGCGAACTTGACGTACCGTTGATCACCCGCGACCGCGCCATCCTCGACTATGCCGCCGCCGGTCACGTGCGCGCCATCGCCTGCTGA
- a CDS encoding type II toxin-antitoxin system Phd/YefM family antitoxin produces the protein MTYDLVSGEVVITATEFKAKCLDLLDRVNSGEIRRVRITKRGKEVAVVAGSAAPEDRGDFIGWQAGSVDLPDDLDIDGPIYDPEVDGVCDPMSGLR, from the coding sequence ATGACGTATGATCTTGTAAGCGGCGAGGTCGTCATAACGGCCACGGAGTTCAAGGCCAAGTGCCTGGACCTGCTGGATCGCGTGAACTCGGGCGAGATCCGCAGGGTTCGCATCACCAAGCGCGGCAAGGAGGTGGCGGTGGTCGCCGGTTCCGCTGCGCCAGAGGATAGAGGCGACTTCATCGGCTGGCAGGCTGGAAGCGTCGATCTGCCGGACGATCTGGACATCGATGGTCCAATCTATGACCCCGAAGTGGATGGCGTCTGTGATCCGATGAGCGGTCTGCGTTGA
- a CDS encoding ABC-F family ATP-binding cassette domain-containing protein: MLQITDLTFNAWGRKFLVDASVSLPPGAKVGLVGRNGIGKSTLFKLILGELNANGDEISLPKTARIGSVDQEHPATPVSVIDTILEADVERHTLLGRLETAEPEEMGEIWSRLIEIDADAAPARAAEILVGLGFDQENQARPMSEFSGGWRMRVALAAALFAEPDMLLLDEPTNYLDLEGALWLEARLKKYPHTALIISHDREMLNEVCTHILHLANHTLTLYTGNYDAFEKARAEKARLQLSAKAKQDAERAHLQAFVDRFKAKASKAAQAQSRMKRLEKMQPVATTIEERVAPFTLPSPPRPLAPPLIRLERANVGYDVGKPILRNLNLRMDLDDRIGLLGVNGAGKSTFAKMIAGALDVSEGELHRDRKMRVGWFHQHQIEAMDPTDTPLEIIRRAMPDAPESARRSKLAQFGLGYEKQETTVDSLSGGERARLLLNMVAMDAPHVLILDEPTNHLDIDSRRALLDALNDYSGAVILITHDRSLMEMVADRLWLAADGTVKPFDGDMDDYARFVLDRAKQAIAKPSQIKKEEAAAAPAAQNNKGKKNDRKSGPSPSTLRHAVKKAEETMARLTAEIARIDDDMANAAVNNPKALEGLTRARAKTQADLDAAEVAWVAAEEALAEVA, encoded by the coding sequence ATGCTCCAGATCACCGACCTGACCTTCAACGCCTGGGGCCGCAAATTCCTCGTGGACGCCTCCGTCAGCCTGCCGCCGGGCGCCAAGGTCGGCCTGGTGGGCCGCAACGGCATCGGCAAGTCCACCCTGTTCAAGCTGATCCTGGGCGAGTTGAACGCCAACGGCGACGAGATCAGCCTGCCCAAGACCGCCCGCATCGGCTCGGTCGACCAGGAGCACCCGGCCACACCCGTCAGCGTCATCGACACCATCCTTGAGGCCGACGTCGAACGCCACACCCTGCTGGGCCGGCTGGAGACCGCCGAGCCGGAAGAGATGGGCGAGATCTGGTCGCGCCTGATCGAGATCGACGCCGACGCCGCCCCCGCGCGCGCCGCCGAAATCCTGGTCGGCCTGGGCTTCGACCAGGAGAACCAGGCCCGGCCCATGTCCGAGTTCTCGGGCGGCTGGCGGATGCGCGTCGCCCTGGCCGCCGCCCTGTTCGCCGAGCCGGACATGCTGCTGCTCGACGAACCGACCAACTACCTCGACCTGGAAGGCGCCCTGTGGCTTGAGGCGCGGCTGAAGAAATATCCGCACACGGCCCTGATCATCTCCCACGACCGCGAGATGCTGAACGAGGTCTGCACCCATATCCTGCACCTCGCGAACCACACCCTGACCCTCTACACCGGGAACTACGACGCCTTCGAAAAGGCTCGCGCCGAAAAGGCCCGGCTGCAGTTGTCGGCCAAGGCCAAGCAGGACGCCGAACGCGCCCACCTCCAGGCCTTCGTCGACCGGTTCAAGGCCAAGGCCTCCAAGGCCGCCCAGGCCCAGTCGCGGATGAAGCGGCTGGAGAAGATGCAGCCCGTGGCCACCACCATCGAGGAACGGGTCGCCCCCTTCACCCTGCCCTCGCCGCCGCGCCCACTGGCCCCGCCGCTGATCCGGCTGGAGCGAGCCAATGTCGGCTATGACGTGGGCAAGCCGATCCTGCGCAATCTGAACCTGAGGATGGATCTGGACGACCGTATCGGTCTGCTGGGCGTCAACGGCGCGGGCAAGTCCACCTTCGCCAAGATGATCGCCGGCGCCCTGGACGTGTCCGAGGGCGAACTGCACCGCGACCGCAAGATGCGCGTGGGCTGGTTCCACCAGCACCAGATCGAGGCGATGGACCCGACCGACACGCCGCTGGAGATCATCCGCCGCGCCATGCCGGACGCCCCCGAAAGCGCCCGCCGCTCCAAACTGGCCCAGTTCGGCTTGGGCTATGAGAAGCAGGAGACCACGGTCGACAGCCTGTCGGGCGGCGAGCGCGCCCGACTGCTGCTGAACATGGTGGCCATGGACGCGCCCCACGTCCTGATCCTCGACGAACCGACCAACCACCTGGACATCGACAGCCGCCGCGCCCTGCTCGACGCCCTGAACGACTATTCCGGCGCCGTCATCCTGATCACCCACGACCGTTCGCTGATGGAGATGGTGGCCGACCGGCTGTGGCTGGCCGCCGACGGCACGGTCAAGCCGTTCGACGGCGACATGGACGACTACGCCAGGTTCGTTCTGGACCGCGCCAAACAGGCCATCGCCAAGCCCAGCCAGATCAAGAAGGAAGAGGCCGCCGCCGCTCCCGCCGCCCAGAACAACAAGGGCAAGAAGAACGACCGCAAATCAGGCCCTTCGCCCTCGACCCTGCGTCACGCGGTCAAGAAGGCGGAGGAGACCATGGCCCGCCTGACCGCCGAGATCGCCCGCATCGACGACGACATGGCCAACGCCGCCGTCAACAACCCCAAGGCCCTGGAAGGCCTGACCCGCGCCCGCGCGAAGACCCAGGCCGACCTGGACGCCGCCGAGGTCGCCTGGGTCGCGGCGGAAGAGGCGCTCGCCGAGGTGGCGTGA
- a CDS encoding DUF2164 domain-containing protein, translating to MKPIKFSREETAAIAAKLRPYFRDELDVELRDLQAQMLIDFLSSEIGPFFYNRALYDAQAVLKKRADDISEAIAGLERSE from the coding sequence ATGAAGCCGATCAAGTTCAGTCGGGAGGAAACCGCCGCGATAGCGGCGAAGCTGCGACCCTATTTTCGGGACGAACTGGACGTCGAACTGCGCGACCTTCAGGCCCAGATGCTGATCGACTTTCTCAGTTCCGAGATCGGGCCCTTCTTCTACAACCGCGCCCTCTACGACGCTCAGGCGGTGCTGAAGAAAAGGGCCGACGACATCTCTGAGGCTATCGCCGGGCTGGAACGCAGCGAGTGA
- a CDS encoding PAS domain S-box protein has product MNKSIGVTSERLGRIVEEAASEVYIFGEPDFYFRLVNRGARDNLGYNSEELSRLTPWDLKPNISRADFLRLIKPLQSGEVDRLDFDTLHQRKDGSTYNVSVKLQLFDDGDDAVFYAAIKDTTDYRRVEAALRETATRLDVILSNTTMAVFLMDERQHCVFMNRAAEKLTGYAFAETTGRPLHDVIHHTYPDGSPFPLSECAIDRAFPEQAGTQGEEVFVHKDGSFYPVAFTASPIYDSEAKVIGTVIEARDISEEKRNEEARQLLMNEVDHRARNVLSIVQSLTRLTRADDVATYRDVLAGRIGALARAQTSLASRRWEGGRLEDVVREELEALCPRDTVDTHGPEIGLSPEQVQPLSMLLHELATNANKYGACSNGGGRVSVTWTLKEGQVTLQWRETGGPTVVPPTREGFGSSLKASVVRQLGGALTRQWATDGLIVEVAFPLDPLQTPA; this is encoded by the coding sequence ATGAATAAATCTATCGGTGTGACCAGCGAGCGCCTCGGGCGCATCGTCGAAGAAGCTGCGAGCGAAGTCTATATATTCGGCGAGCCCGACTTCTACTTTCGACTCGTCAACAGGGGCGCCCGCGACAATCTCGGCTATAATTCCGAAGAACTCTCACGGCTGACACCCTGGGATCTGAAGCCGAACATCAGTCGTGCCGATTTCCTGAGACTGATCAAACCCCTCCAATCTGGCGAGGTCGACAGACTTGACTTCGACACCCTCCACCAACGCAAGGACGGCAGCACATACAATGTGTCCGTCAAGCTTCAACTCTTTGACGACGGCGATGACGCGGTCTTCTATGCCGCCATCAAGGATACGACGGATTATCGGCGGGTTGAGGCCGCGCTGCGAGAAACAGCCACCCGACTTGATGTCATATTGAGCAACACGACCATGGCCGTCTTCCTCATGGACGAACGACAGCACTGTGTATTCATGAACAGGGCGGCGGAGAAACTCACGGGCTATGCTTTCGCGGAAACGACCGGACGTCCCCTCCATGACGTGATTCATCACACCTATCCGGACGGCTCGCCCTTCCCTCTCTCGGAGTGCGCCATCGACCGCGCGTTTCCGGAACAGGCCGGGACGCAGGGCGAGGAGGTCTTTGTTCATAAGGACGGCTCCTTCTACCCTGTCGCCTTCACGGCCAGCCCGATCTACGACAGCGAGGCGAAGGTCATCGGCACCGTCATCGAAGCGCGCGACATCAGTGAGGAGAAGCGCAACGAGGAGGCCCGCCAGCTGCTGATGAACGAGGTCGATCACAGGGCGCGCAATGTTCTCTCGATCGTCCAGTCGCTCACGCGACTGACCCGCGCCGACGACGTCGCGACCTACAGGGACGTCCTCGCCGGGCGGATCGGCGCCCTCGCGCGCGCGCAGACCTCCCTGGCCAGTCGGCGTTGGGAGGGCGGCCGGCTGGAGGATGTGGTCAGGGAAGAGCTGGAAGCCCTTTGCCCCAGGGACACCGTGGACACCCACGGCCCCGAGATCGGGCTTTCGCCCGAACAGGTCCAGCCCCTCAGCATGCTGCTCCACGAACTGGCGACCAACGCCAACAAATACGGAGCCTGCAGCAATGGCGGCGGCCGTGTCTCGGTGACCTGGACGCTGAAGGAGGGTCAGGTGACGCTCCAGTGGCGCGAAACGGGCGGCCCCACGGTTGTTCCGCCGACCCGGGAAGGCTTCGGATCCTCCCTGAAGGCCAGCGTGGTCCGTCAGCTGGGCGGCGCCCTGACCCGCCAGTGGGCGACCGACGGGCTGATCGTCGAAGTCGCCTTCCCGCTCGACCCGCTGCAAACGCCGGCCTGA